A single genomic interval of Malania oleifera isolate guangnan ecotype guangnan chromosome 11, ASM2987363v1, whole genome shotgun sequence harbors:
- the LOC131168536 gene encoding uncharacterized protein LOC131168536, with product MNTTTTAATDSPKFQNPDFRHLSQSPELRPKQSQSTHNGLLFWQFMIAGSIAGCVEHMAMFPVDTLKTRMQALGASCPPQPAGLRQAVSSILKLEGPAGLYRGIAAMALGAGPAHAVYFSVYEFCKSALSAGNSSNSAAHAASGVFATVASDAVFTPMDMVKQRLQLRSSPYRGVMDCVKRVLMEEGFQAFYASYRTTVIMNAPFTAVHFATYEAAKRGLMEVSPESANDETLVVHATAGAAAGALASVVTTPLDVVKTQLQCQGVCGCHRFSSSSIGDVIQTIVKNDGYRGLMRGSVPRMLFHAPAAAICWSTYEASKTFFEEFNNSSGSPGD from the exons ATGAACACCACCACCACTGCCGCCACCGATTCCCCTAAATTCCAAAACCCTGATTTCCGGCACCTCTCCCAGTCCCCCGAACTCCGTCCCAAGCAATCACAGTCCACCCACAACGGCCTTCTGTTCTGGCAATTCATGATCGCCGGCTCCATCGCCGGCTGCGTCGAGCACATGGCCATGTTCCCTGTCGATACCCTCAAGACTCGTATGCAGGCTCTCGGCGCCTCCTGCCCTCCTCAGCCCGCCGGCCTCCGGCAAGCCGTCTCCTCAATTTTGAAGCTCGAGGGTCCCGCCGGTCTCTATCGCGGCATCGCCGCCATGGCTCTCGGCGCCGGCCCTGCCCACGCTGTCTACTTCTCAGTTTACGAGTTTTGTAAGAGCGCATTGTCTGCGGGAAATTCAAGCAATTCGGCAGCTCACGCTGCTTCGGGAGTGTTTGCCACCGTTGCGAGCGATGCCGTGTTCACTCCGATGGATATGGTAAAGCAGAGGCTGCAGTTGAGGAGCAGTCCTTATAGAGGTGTGATGGACTGTGTGAAGAGAGTGTTGATGGAAGAGGGCTTCCAAGCTTTCTACGCATCTTATCGTACTACAGTTATTATGAATGCCCCCTTCACCGCAGTTCATTTTGCGACCTATGAGGCTGCAAAGAGGGGTTTAATGGAGGTTTCGCCAGAGAGTGCAAACGATGAGACGCTAGTTGTTCATGCCACAGCTGGTGCGGCGGCCGGGGCTTTGGCCTCTGTGGTGACAACCCCACTTGATGTTGTGAAGACTCAATTGCAGTGCCAG GGTGTCTGTGGATGTCACCGATTTTCAAGTAGTTCGATTGGGGATGTTATTCAAACCATCGTGAAGAATGATGGATATAGGGGGCTTATGAGGGGATCGGTCCCGAGGATGCTCTTCCATGCACCTGCTGCTGCGATCTGCTGGTCTACCTATGAAGCATCAAAAACCTTCTTTGAAGAATTCAACAACAGCAGCGGCAGCCCGGGCGACTAG